A single genomic interval of Agarivorans aestuarii harbors:
- a CDS encoding tyrosine-type recombinase/integrase → MLILPPAIPLFDSLQYLEDGNAIVNQHLAEITLSAVSDAGFVYEYAVDWLLEQRHSENNYKTYRSELTSFLHWTYTVEQISLSLVTRRVLSKYLDYCCKPPLELIAYRNVAQFVVDKQLKERVPNPQWRPFLGKKIDGIEQPYQISDKALKTKLAVLSSFYAYLINEEYTERNPAMALMKNGRFKASSQHTISGEDLEDIKSFSDLQWSYVMSAANQLAKQTPEDNERILFLVSLMYSCYLRISEVAARPGFSPIMGQFKRDTKTSVWGFYIPRSKGGKKRTVAVSKQLLEALQRYRRFLQLMPLPTPNEKTPLFVRHRAAGRGRDSGLLNANLGIRQLREQIYILIEQAAKLAEADGFKQDANEIRQLTPHSIRHTGISHDINLVGRPLSHVQADAGHDSIDTTSQYLHTSRVERHQSAEHKPLDHLK, encoded by the coding sequence ATGCTAATACTACCGCCAGCCATTCCACTGTTTGATTCCCTGCAATATCTTGAAGACGGCAATGCAATCGTTAACCAACATCTAGCAGAAATCACCTTAAGTGCGGTTAGCGATGCAGGGTTTGTTTATGAATACGCAGTAGATTGGTTGCTAGAGCAGCGTCATAGCGAGAACAATTATAAAACCTATCGAAGCGAACTCACCAGCTTTTTACATTGGACTTATACCGTTGAGCAAATTTCCTTATCTTTGGTAACGCGACGGGTACTAAGTAAATATTTGGATTACTGCTGCAAGCCACCGCTAGAGCTAATCGCTTATCGTAATGTTGCCCAATTTGTTGTCGACAAACAGTTAAAAGAACGTGTGCCAAATCCACAATGGCGGCCGTTTTTAGGCAAAAAAATAGACGGTATAGAACAGCCTTACCAAATTAGCGACAAAGCACTAAAGACCAAGTTAGCCGTTTTATCTTCGTTTTATGCCTACTTAATTAACGAAGAATATACCGAGCGTAACCCAGCCATGGCCTTAATGAAAAATGGTCGATTTAAAGCTAGCAGCCAGCACACCATTAGTGGCGAAGACCTAGAAGACATCAAATCCTTTAGTGACTTACAGTGGTCTTACGTTATGAGCGCAGCTAATCAATTAGCTAAACAAACGCCAGAGGATAACGAGCGCATTTTGTTTTTAGTTAGCCTTATGTACAGCTGCTATTTGCGAATATCCGAAGTAGCCGCAAGGCCTGGTTTTTCTCCGATAATGGGACAATTTAAACGTGATACTAAAACCTCTGTATGGGGCTTTTATATACCGCGCAGCAAAGGCGGTAAAAAACGAACTGTTGCAGTGTCTAAACAATTGCTAGAAGCCTTGCAGCGTTATCGACGCTTTTTACAACTAATGCCTTTGCCAACACCCAATGAGAAAACGCCATTGTTTGTAAGGCACCGAGCAGCTGGCCGAGGTAGAGACTCCGGACTACTTAATGCCAATCTTGGTATTCGCCAATTAAGAGAGCAAATCTACATTCTCATTGAACAAGCCGCTAAGCTTGCCGAGGCAGACGGTTTTAAACAAGACGCCAATGAAATTCGCCAATTAACACCACACAGCATTAGACACACCGGAATTTCTCACGACATAAACTTAGTGGGTCGACCGTTATCACATGTGCAAGCCGACGCTGGCCACGATAGTATCGACACCACATCCCAGTATTTGCATACATCACGCGTAGAACGCCATCAGTCTGCTGAACATAAGCCTTTGGATCACTTAAAGTAA
- a CDS encoding YibL family ribosome-associated protein, with the protein MNLKNELQSIHNKLDTAKRKLDAAHERGDTVMINQFNTTITALTKKLKSVKAQQTKKISQQGGDVKSLPFNRVLTKQEQADMGKLKKSVKGLVVVHPMTALGREMGIKEVTGFAPKEF; encoded by the coding sequence ATGAATTTAAAAAATGAACTTCAATCAATTCACAACAAATTAGATACGGCAAAACGTAAGTTAGATGCCGCCCACGAACGTGGTGACACAGTGATGATTAATCAGTTCAATACTACTATTACCGCACTAACAAAAAAGCTAAAAAGTGTAAAAGCTCAGCAAACCAAAAAAATCAGCCAACAAGGCGGTGATGTTAAGTCCCTTCCCTTTAACCGCGTGCTGACTAAACAAGAACAAGCAGATATGGGTAAGTTAAAGAAGTCGGTTAAAGGTTTGGTGGTAGTACACCCAATGACAGCCTTAGGCCGTGAAATGGGCATTAAAGAAGTTACCGGATTTGCACCAAAAGAGTTTTAA
- a CDS encoding YSC84-related protein — MKNLLTALSITLLFISSFSFAGVEEDRAEYNKSANETIAKFKQEKPDISGKMSSGVGYAVFSNVGVNLFVISAGGGTGIAVDNASGKRTYMKMGEAGVGFGLGVKDFRALMIFKTREAFDKFVESGWLFGAQADAAATAGDKGGSAEVEGAIGDVEIYQLTEAGLSLEATIKGTKFWQDGDLN; from the coding sequence ATGAAAAACCTACTCACAGCTTTAAGTATCACCTTATTGTTTATTAGTAGCTTTAGCTTTGCAGGTGTAGAGGAAGACCGGGCTGAATACAATAAATCAGCGAACGAGACCATCGCTAAATTTAAACAAGAAAAGCCCGATATATCGGGCAAAATGTCCAGTGGTGTTGGCTATGCAGTATTCAGCAATGTGGGGGTTAATTTGTTTGTTATTTCAGCTGGCGGCGGAACCGGCATAGCAGTCGATAACGCCTCGGGTAAGAGAACCTATATGAAAATGGGCGAAGCCGGAGTAGGTTTTGGTTTAGGTGTAAAAGATTTTCGTGCATTAATGATTTTCAAAACTCGGGAAGCCTTCGACAAGTTTGTAGAGAGTGGCTGGTTATTTGGCGCCCAAGCGGATGCAGCCGCAACCGCAGGTGATAAAGGGGGGTCTGCCGAAGTAGAAGGCGCTATTGGTGATGTAGAAATTTATCAGTTAACTGAAGCCGGGCTGTCTTTAGAAGCCACCATTAAAGGCACTAAGTTTTGGCAAGATGGTGATTTAAACTAG
- a CDS encoding ATP-binding response regulator — translation MQLKKLTVLIVDDMAPIRKITYEQLRRFGIGQVIQAENGAQALNVLKKRHVDLILSDWNMPVMSGIEFLKTVRQSETWRHIPFIMITAEAERDRVSEAISQGVTDLIIKPFTTALLQSRLQQAAKGDVRNRQSLASNDEPELEELPVPEPVVATSLAASKQNTVLVVDDTPENLTLLGGLLRDDYRVLLTKTGKKALEICCSETPPDLVLLDVMMPEMDGYEVLEKLRQHPNSQHIPVIFVTALTEIGDQTKGLEGGAIDYITKPIQPELLKLRVRNHLRSVDLHKHLQSDLDNLIEKEKLKNSVDQLLRHDLKGPIAGIVALAEQIKTDRQATASINESSVMIDELSMQLLNMINLSTELYKIEQGRFELKAKPFSVHLMLKKMLTVVRKTFSTKQLLMYLEPEEEDPGNEVLALGDQSLSYSLFFNLLKNACEAAPSRSRVSVSINVVDQKVQVTTENVGAVPEAIRENFWEKYVTSGKDTGTGLGTYSVSLLSDAQNGEVSMRTSDKDNTTTITVALPLSN, via the coding sequence ATGCAATTAAAAAAACTCACAGTGCTAATCGTAGACGATATGGCACCAATAAGAAAAATCACCTATGAGCAATTACGTCGCTTTGGCATCGGCCAAGTAATACAGGCAGAAAACGGAGCGCAAGCGCTAAATGTATTAAAAAAGCGCCATGTAGACCTAATACTGTCTGATTGGAATATGCCGGTCATGAGCGGCATCGAGTTTCTTAAAACAGTTAGACAATCAGAAACATGGCGGCATATTCCGTTTATTATGATTACCGCAGAAGCAGAGCGAGACAGAGTTTCTGAAGCCATTAGCCAAGGTGTCACCGACCTTATTATCAAGCCTTTCACCACCGCTTTGTTGCAATCTAGATTGCAGCAAGCAGCAAAAGGTGATGTGAGAAACCGTCAATCCTTAGCCAGCAATGACGAACCTGAGTTAGAAGAGCTTCCTGTACCGGAACCGGTAGTAGCAACATCTTTAGCTGCGTCAAAACAAAACACAGTATTAGTTGTTGACGATACACCAGAAAATCTCACCTTATTAGGTGGCTTATTACGTGATGATTACCGGGTACTGCTCACTAAAACCGGCAAAAAGGCGTTAGAGATCTGTTGCTCTGAAACGCCACCAGATCTTGTATTACTTGATGTAATGATGCCAGAAATGGATGGCTATGAAGTGTTAGAAAAGCTCCGCCAACATCCTAACTCTCAACACATTCCGGTTATTTTTGTTACCGCCTTAACCGAGATTGGTGACCAAACTAAAGGCTTAGAAGGTGGAGCCATAGACTACATCACAAAACCTATACAACCCGAATTGCTTAAACTTAGAGTACGCAATCATCTGCGATCAGTCGATCTACATAAACACCTACAAAGTGATTTAGATAATCTAATCGAAAAAGAGAAGCTAAAAAACAGTGTGGATCAGTTGTTAAGGCACGATTTAAAGGGGCCAATTGCCGGTATCGTTGCCTTAGCTGAACAAATAAAAACCGATCGTCAGGCAACTGCTAGTATTAACGAAAGCTCAGTGATGATAGACGAACTGTCTATGCAATTACTCAACATGATTAACCTATCAACCGAGTTATATAAAATCGAACAAGGCCGCTTTGAACTTAAGGCTAAGCCATTTTCTGTGCACTTAATGCTTAAGAAAATGTTAACCGTAGTAAGGAAAACCTTTAGCACCAAGCAACTATTAATGTACTTAGAACCTGAAGAAGAAGATCCAGGTAACGAAGTATTAGCCTTGGGTGACCAGTCCTTAAGTTATTCGCTGTTTTTTAATCTGCTTAAAAACGCCTGTGAAGCAGCGCCTAGCCGCAGTCGAGTTTCGGTATCAATTAACGTAGTAGATCAAAAGGTCCAGGTAACTACTGAGAATGTTGGCGCAGTGCCCGAAGCCATTAGAGAAAACTTTTGGGAAAAGTATGTTACGTCTGGAAAAGATACCGGCACTGGCTTAGGCACTTATTCAGTTAGCCTACTTAGCGATGCGCAAAATGGCGAAGTAAGTATGCGTACCAGCGATAAAGACAATACCACTACAATTACTGTGGCACTGCCACTCTCAAATTAG
- a CDS encoding HD-GYP domain-containing protein, translated as MENRATVLIVDDTPENIDVLAGILRNDYKLQVARNGDMALKIVAKANKPDLILLDIMMPGIDGFEVCRRLKEDLSTRHIPVIFVTAKISPADELRGLELGAVDYITKPVSPPVVKVRVKTQLALYNQNRELDRKVKEQTDVINTTRLQIIQRLGRAAEYKDNETGMHVIRMSYYSRILGLAAGMSEADADILMNAAPMHDIGKIGIPDRVLQKPGKLDAEEWDIMQSHAVIGGEILGEGDSSELLELARTVALTHHEKWNGKGYPNGLSGEDIPIEGRIVAIADVFDALTCERPYKKAWPVEKAIELLESEAGSHFDPRLVPLFIEALPEILEVKERFKESLEE; from the coding sequence ATGGAAAACAGGGCCACTGTTCTCATTGTGGACGATACCCCAGAGAACATCGACGTATTGGCAGGCATTCTGCGAAATGATTACAAGCTGCAAGTGGCACGCAATGGTGATATGGCATTAAAGATTGTTGCTAAAGCCAATAAACCCGACCTAATACTGCTAGATATTATGATGCCAGGCATAGATGGCTTCGAGGTTTGCCGACGCCTAAAAGAAGACTTAAGCACTCGCCATATTCCGGTTATTTTTGTTACTGCAAAAATAAGCCCAGCCGACGAATTAAGAGGTCTAGAGCTTGGCGCTGTTGACTACATAACTAAGCCGGTAAGCCCTCCAGTAGTAAAAGTGAGGGTGAAAACCCAACTCGCTTTGTACAATCAAAATCGCGAGTTAGACCGCAAGGTAAAAGAACAAACCGACGTAATTAACACCACCCGTTTACAAATCATTCAACGCTTAGGTCGAGCCGCCGAGTACAAAGACAACGAAACCGGCATGCACGTTATTCGCATGAGTTATTACTCGCGCATTCTTGGTTTAGCTGCAGGAATGAGCGAAGCAGACGCCGACATTTTGATGAATGCTGCGCCCATGCATGATATCGGCAAAATCGGTATTCCTGACCGAGTACTTCAAAAACCCGGTAAATTAGATGCCGAAGAATGGGACATCATGCAAAGTCATGCAGTAATCGGTGGTGAAATCCTTGGCGAAGGAGATAGCTCAGAATTACTCGAGCTTGCTAGAACAGTCGCATTAACCCACCACGAGAAATGGAACGGCAAAGGATACCCTAATGGGCTTTCCGGAGAAGATATTCCCATCGAGGGGCGCATTGTTGCCATTGCCGATGTATTTGATGCACTCACTTGCGAACGTCCATACAAAAAAGCGTGGCCAGTAGAAAAAGCCATCGAGCTGTTAGAAAGTGAAGCGGGTAGCCATTTCGACCCGAGATTAGTGCCATTGTTTATAGAAGCACTTCCCGAAATACTAGAAGTAAAAGAACGATTTAAAGAGTCACTAGAAGAATAA
- the ccoN gene encoding cytochrome-c oxidase, cbb3-type subunit I: protein MNQAASTETDYNYTVVRQFTVMTIVWGIVGMGVGVLIAAQLIWPALNFDTPWLTYSRLRPLHTNAVIFAFGTSALMACSFYVVQRTCQTRLFGGPLASFVFWGWNLIIVSAAITLPMGFTTSKEYAELEWPIGIAIAIVWVAYGIVFFGTLVKRKTSHIYVANWFFGAFIITVAVLHIVNNAAIPLTMTKSYSIYAGAVDAMVQWWYGHNAVGFLLTAGFLGMMYYFVPKQAGRPVYSYRLSIVHFWALVSIYIWAGPHHLHYTALPDWAQSLGMVMSLILFAPSWGGMINGIMTLSGAWHKLRYDPILRFLIVSLSFYGMSTFEGPMMAIKTVNALSHYTDWTVGHVHSGALGWVAMVSIGSVYHLIPVLFGQGRMYSTKLINTHFWLATIGVVLYIVAMWISGVMQGLMWRAVNEDGTLTYSFVESLQASYPFYFVRFIGGVFFLTGMFVMAYNAYKTITAEKGSLEAIEHGQEA, encoded by the coding sequence ATGAACCAAGCAGCTAGCACAGAGACTGATTACAACTACACGGTTGTTCGCCAGTTCACTGTAATGACCATTGTTTGGGGTATAGTAGGCATGGGTGTTGGTGTATTAATTGCGGCGCAATTAATTTGGCCTGCCCTTAACTTCGATACTCCTTGGCTAACTTATAGCCGGTTACGTCCCCTTCACACAAACGCCGTTATTTTTGCATTTGGTACCAGTGCATTAATGGCTTGTTCTTTTTACGTGGTACAGCGTACTTGTCAAACCCGATTGTTTGGTGGCCCACTCGCCTCCTTCGTATTCTGGGGTTGGAATTTGATTATCGTATCGGCTGCGATAACACTGCCTATGGGTTTCACTACTTCTAAAGAGTATGCGGAACTCGAATGGCCAATTGGCATAGCAATCGCGATTGTATGGGTGGCTTATGGAATAGTCTTCTTTGGCACCTTGGTCAAAAGAAAAACTTCGCACATCTATGTTGCTAACTGGTTCTTTGGTGCCTTTATTATCACCGTTGCTGTATTGCACATTGTAAACAATGCTGCCATTCCGCTAACTATGACTAAGTCGTACTCTATTTATGCTGGCGCCGTTGATGCAATGGTGCAGTGGTGGTACGGCCATAACGCGGTTGGCTTCCTGCTTACTGCTGGCTTCTTGGGTATGATGTACTACTTCGTACCAAAACAAGCTGGTCGCCCGGTTTATAGTTACCGTTTATCTATCGTTCACTTCTGGGCGCTAGTATCAATTTACATTTGGGCTGGTCCTCACCACCTACACTACACTGCGTTGCCTGATTGGGCACAGTCTTTAGGTATGGTGATGTCTCTTATCTTATTTGCTCCTTCTTGGGGCGGTATGATTAACGGTATTATGACCTTGTCTGGTGCTTGGCATAAACTTCGTTACGACCCAATTCTACGTTTCCTAATTGTTTCATTGTCTTTCTACGGTATGTCTACCTTCGAAGGCCCAATGATGGCAATTAAAACGGTTAACGCCTTATCTCACTACACCGATTGGACTGTTGGTCACGTTCACTCTGGTGCTTTAGGTTGGGTAGCCATGGTATCTATTGGTAGTGTTTATCACTTAATCCCTGTGTTGTTCGGCCAAGGCCGTATGTACAGCACTAAATTAATTAACACCCACTTCTGGCTAGCCACTATTGGTGTAGTCCTTTACATAGTAGCAATGTGGATCTCCGGTGTTATGCAAGGTTTGATGTGGCGTGCGGTAAACGAAGATGGCACCTTAACATATTCATTTGTTGAGTCGTTGCAGGCTTCTTACCCATTCTACTTTGTTCGCTTTATCGGTGGTGTGTTCTTCTTAACCGGGATGTTTGTTATGGCTTACAACGCTTATAAAACAATTACCGCTGAGAAAGGCTCTTTAGAAGCGATTGAACACGGACAGGAGGCATAA
- the ccoO gene encoding cytochrome-c oxidase, cbb3-type subunit II, with the protein MKHELIEKNVGLLAIFIVIAISFGGLVQITPLIFQPETTEPVDGLVPYTALEMEGRDIYIREGCSNCHSQMIRPFRAETERYGHYSVAGESVWEHPFLWGSKRTGPDLARVGQRYSDEWHRVHLINPRDVVPESNMPGFPWLEENLVDGSLTGKKLALFKNHFGVPYTDADVEGAAEAVKGKTEMEALIAYLQVLGTALK; encoded by the coding sequence ATGAAACACGAGTTAATCGAAAAGAATGTTGGTTTACTGGCCATATTCATTGTTATCGCGATTAGTTTTGGTGGTTTGGTGCAAATCACCCCGCTAATTTTCCAACCTGAAACCACTGAACCAGTAGACGGCCTAGTGCCTTACACTGCTTTGGAAATGGAAGGTCGCGATATTTATATCCGCGAAGGCTGTAGTAACTGTCATAGCCAAATGATTCGTCCTTTCCGTGCTGAAACTGAACGTTATGGCCACTACTCTGTAGCGGGTGAAAGCGTATGGGAACACCCATTTTTGTGGGGTTCTAAGCGAACTGGACCTGATCTGGCACGTGTTGGTCAACGTTATTCTGATGAGTGGCACCGCGTACACCTTATTAATCCACGCGATGTAGTACCTGAGTCAAACATGCCTGGTTTTCCTTGGTTAGAGGAAAACCTAGTAGATGGCTCGTTAACTGGTAAGAAACTAGCGCTATTTAAAAACCATTTTGGTGTGCCTTATACCGACGCTGACGTCGAAGGCGCAGCAGAAGCCGTTAAAGGCAAAACCGAAATGGAAGCTTTGATAGCTTACTTACAAGTGTTGGGTACAGCATTAAAATAA
- a CDS encoding cbb3-type cytochrome oxidase subunit 3, with product MDFGTFSGLYTAFLMAIFIGIFAWAYSKKRKKDFTEAANLVFADEPKTSPTKEFEGAQKK from the coding sequence ATGGACTTTGGTACATTTAGCGGCCTATATACTGCATTCTTAATGGCGATATTTATTGGCATTTTTGCCTGGGCCTACAGCAAGAAACGCAAAAAGGATTTTACTGAAGCTGCCAACTTGGTTTTTGCCGACGAGCCTAAAACTAGCCCGACAAAGGAATTTGAAGGAGCACAGAAAAAATGA
- the ccoP gene encoding cytochrome-c oxidase, cbb3-type subunit III, with protein MSTFWSVWITVITLGSIAGCFLLLRACNKNNTGVKEGESMGHEFDGIEELNNPLPKWWSYMFIITIVFSLVYLAAYPGLGNWQGFLGWKSSEMGIKSIAEGQERVAAYDGNVANQYQGELEKADARFGEVFRQVAYNESGEYRSVEELSEDPAAVKIGQRLYLQNCSQCHGSSARGGKGFPNLTDGDWLYGGSGEAIKASLMHGRQGQMPGWEAVLGDDGIKEVTAYVLSLSGRKVNDVDAANGKGRFAVCAACHGADGTGNQTLGAPNLTNGIWLYGGSRRAVEETLRYGRNGVMPAWKDILGEDKIQLISAYVYQLSKSE; from the coding sequence ATGAGCACATTTTGGAGCGTGTGGATTACTGTAATAACCTTAGGCAGCATCGCAGGATGTTTCTTGCTGCTAAGGGCATGTAATAAAAACAACACCGGCGTAAAAGAAGGTGAATCAATGGGCCACGAGTTTGATGGGATTGAGGAGTTAAACAACCCTCTTCCTAAGTGGTGGTCTTATATGTTTATTATCACCATTGTTTTCTCGTTGGTTTATTTAGCTGCCTATCCTGGCTTAGGGAACTGGCAAGGTTTTCTTGGTTGGAAGAGCTCAGAAATGGGCATTAAGAGCATTGCAGAAGGTCAAGAGCGCGTTGCCGCTTACGACGGCAATGTCGCTAACCAATATCAAGGCGAGCTAGAAAAAGCTGATGCACGATTTGGCGAAGTTTTCCGCCAAGTTGCGTACAACGAATCAGGCGAATACCGAAGCGTAGAAGAACTTTCTGAAGATCCAGCAGCGGTTAAAATTGGCCAACGCTTGTATCTACAAAACTGTTCGCAATGTCATGGTTCTTCAGCTCGTGGTGGCAAGGGTTTCCCTAACTTAACCGACGGCGATTGGTTATATGGCGGAAGCGGCGAAGCGATTAAAGCTAGCCTTATGCATGGTCGTCAAGGTCAAATGCCTGGTTGGGAAGCAGTACTAGGTGATGATGGTATTAAAGAAGTTACCGCCTATGTTCTAAGCTTATCTGGCCGTAAGGTTAACGATGTAGATGCAGCAAATGGTAAAGGCCGTTTCGCAGTATGTGCAGCTTGTCACGGCGCTGATGGTACCGGTAATCAAACGCTTGGCGCACCTAATTTGACCAATGGTATTTGGTTATACGGTGGTTCACGTCGTGCTGTTGAAGAAACCCTACGCTACGGTCGTAACGGTGTAATGCCAGCTTGGAAGGATATTCTAGGAGAAGATAAGATCCAGCTTATTTCTGCCTACGTTTATCAGCTTTCTAAGAGCGAATAG
- a CDS encoding FixH family protein — MRRFFLLYLSPPCEWKYAVMQQAWYKQFWPWFLIALPTAAVVASLTTFYIAATTNNDMVVESYYKKGKAINADLSLIEKAAQLGIKASVSPATNGLVLDMSLPESLKNQPLKIELAHKTLAKNDRSYVVTADGNGRYRFGDDLNDSGRWFIRVSPMDDSWRLQEELQLPLYNAEEIDGK; from the coding sequence ATGCGTCGCTTTTTTTTGTTATATTTAAGCCCCCCTTGTGAATGGAAGTATGCTGTTATGCAACAAGCTTGGTATAAACAATTTTGGCCGTGGTTTTTAATTGCGCTGCCTACGGCTGCTGTAGTTGCTAGCCTAACTACTTTTTATATTGCTGCTACAACTAACAACGACATGGTGGTTGAGTCTTACTACAAAAAAGGTAAAGCAATTAACGCTGACTTGTCGTTAATTGAAAAAGCGGCTCAATTGGGGATCAAAGCATCTGTTTCACCAGCCACCAACGGTTTGGTATTGGATATGTCCTTGCCTGAATCCTTAAAAAACCAACCACTCAAAATTGAATTAGCGCATAAAACTCTCGCAAAAAATGACCGCAGTTATGTCGTTACTGCTGATGGTAACGGTCGCTACCGCTTTGGCGATGACTTAAATGACTCTGGCCGCTGGTTTATTCGTGTTAGTCCAATGGATGATTCCTGGAGATTACAGGAAGAATTACAACTCCCGCTTTACAACGCAGAAGAAATAGATGGCAAGTAA